Proteins found in one Rhinolophus ferrumequinum isolate MPI-CBG mRhiFer1 chromosome 9, mRhiFer1_v1.p, whole genome shotgun sequence genomic segment:
- the LOC117027357 gene encoding nascent polypeptide-associated complex subunit alpha, which translates to MPGEATETVPATEQELPQPQAETGSGTESDSDESVPELEEQDSTQATTQQAQLAAAAEIDEEPVSKAKQSRSEKKARKAMSKLGLRQVTGVTRVTIRKSKNILFVITKPDVYKSPASDTYIVFGEAKIEDLSQQAQLAAAEKFKVQGEAVSNIQENTQTPTVQEESEEEEVDETGVEVKDIELVMSQANVSRAKAVRALKNNSNDIVNAIMELTM; encoded by the coding sequence ATGCCCGGTGAAGCCACAGAAACCGTTCCTGCTACAGAGCAGGAGTTGCCACAGCCGCAGGCTGAGACAGGGTCTGGAACAGAATCTGACAGTGATGAATCAGTACCAGAGCTTGAGGAACAAGATTCCACACAGGCTACCACACAACAAGCCCAGTTGGCAGCAGCAGCTGAAATCGATGAAGAACCCGTCAGTAAAGCAAAACAGAGCCGGAGTGAAAAGAAGGCACGGAAGGCTATGTCCAAACTGGGCCTTCGACAGGTTACAGGGGTTACTAGGGTCACTATCCGGAAATCTAAGAATATCCTCTTTGTCATCACAAAACCAGATGTCTACAAGAGCCCAGCTTCAGATACCTACATAGTTTTCGGGGAAGCAAAGATCGAGGATTTATCTCAGCAAGCACAGCTAGCAGCTGCTGAGAAATTCAAAGTTCAAGGTGAAGCTGTCTCAAACATTCAAGAAAACACGCAGACTCCAACTGTACAAGAGGAGAGCGAAGAGGAAGAGGTTGATGAAACAGGTGTGGAAGTTAAGGACATCGAATTGGTCATGTCACAAGCAAATGTGTCGAGAGCAAAGGCAGTCCGAGCCCTAAAGAACAACAGTAATGATATTGTAAATGCTATTATGGAATTAACGATGTAA